From the Kallotenue papyrolyticum genome, the window CCGGCATGTGGGGCAGCATCAAGAACGCCTGGGCCTACAAGAGCGGCGCAGTCGAGAAGGAGGAGGTCGGCATCAAGGTGCTGGATGACTACACCATCCAGCTCGAGCTGATCCGGCCCAACGCTGCGCTGCCCAACCTGCTGGCGATCTCGACCTCGATGCCGATCAATGCCAAGAGTCTGCAGGAACACCCCAACGACTGGTGGGATCCCAAGCACGCCGTGTACAACGGCCCCTATGTGGTCTCCTCGTGGGTCAACGGCGGTGATGTGGTGCTCAAGCGCAACCCCAACTACGTCGGTGAGGGCATCGGCAACATTGGCACGATCGTGCTGCGGCCCTATGCGGATGCCAATGCGCGCCTGCAGGCCTTCGAGAACGGTGAGATCCAGTTTACCTTCCTGGAGGATGCCAGCCAGTTGGCCTACGCGCGCAACGTGCCGCAGATGGCCGACAACATGAAGGAAGTCGTCAACGACATCATGTGGCTGGGTATCCAGTTCGATCGCGCGCTGGACGCCGGTCCGCTCTACGACAAGCGCGTACGGCAGGCCTTCGCCATGGCGATCGACAAACAGGCGATCGTCGATAACGTGGTGCGCGGCCTGGGCGTGCCCAACAACACCTTCAGTGCCGATCCGCGCGTGGTGGACAAGATCAAAGGCCTGCCCTACGACGTCGAGCGTGCCCGGCAACTGCTGGCCGAGGCCGGCTATCCCAACGGTCAGGGCTTTCCGGAGCTGACCTTCTATGCGCCGCCGGCCAACGATCCGCAAATGCCGATGATCGAGGCCGTGGTCAAGATGTGGCAGGACAACCTCAACGTGCCCATCAAGATCCAGAACCTGGAAGGTCCGGTCTATAACACCCTGCAGTGGGCCAACTACAACAAGGATATCCAGCCCGGCTTCGCCACGCTCAACGGCGTGATGAACTGGTTCCAGCCGATCGACCTGATCTTGTCCACCGGCCACATCTGGTGGTTCATGGACTACAAGCCCGGCGGCATGGCCAAGTACGCCGAGTACCAGACGCAGATCGACCAGGTGCCCGACATCACCAGCGTGGGCGACTGGGCCGAGCTGGAGCAGCGCGCCAACGCTGCCTGGGAGAAGCGTCAGCAGATCGCCAAGCAGGAGAACAACGAGTGGGGTCAGG encodes:
- a CDS encoding peptide ABC transporter substrate-binding protein, giving the protein MSTRSLASLRVLALLIMLVPLLAACSGAPQTPAGGASPSPAAASPAAAASPAAQASPAPEGQAPAQPVADVTVTIPYLNQGITSFDHAYWTSQLLVTQGTIFEGLYGYDPQLNVVPKVAESATPSADNKVWTIKLRRDKKWSNGDPVTAHDFYASWIRMVGPELKDTPMWAGMWGSIKNAWAYKSGAVEKEEVGIKVLDDYTIQLELIRPNAALPNLLAISTSMPINAKSLQEHPNDWWDPKHAVYNGPYVVSSWVNGGDVVLKRNPNYVGEGIGNIGTIVLRPYADANARLQAFENGEIQFTFLEDASQLAYARNVPQMADNMKEVVNDIMWLGIQFDRALDAGPLYDKRVRQAFAMAIDKQAIVDNVVRGLGVPNNTFSADPRVVDKIKGLPYDVERARQLLAEAGYPNGQGFPELTFYAPPANDPQMPMIEAVVKMWQDNLNVPIKIQNLEGPVYNTLQWANYNKDIQPGFATLNGVMNWFQPIDLILSTGHIWWFMDYKPGGMAKYAEYQTQIDQVPDITSVGDWAELEQRANAAWEKRQQIAKQENNEWGQEMMTPPTFKEQFDAIAKRFQEASDDEAKLSAYKDALLLVLREEQDAAWYDSRTDENKQALRLITKLNYLTMDESWDTVGQLLQMSADSGWMIPIYSPKLVYTTDPRLSGVVLNKLSWGGVFQYQYLQWNE